TGCTACGACGAGAAACCGATTCGCCGCGTTGTCTACTACTTTTTCGCGGGCGTGGGCCGCCCCGCCGCCCTTGATGAGATGTTCTCCCGCAAACTGGTCTGCTCCGTCGATTGCGAGGTCGATTGCCGACACCGAACCGAGGCCGGTTAGCGGGATGCCCGCCTCGCGGGCCAACTGGCGCGACTGGAACGAGGTCGGGATTCCCTGCACGTCCGCCCCGGCATCCACCGTGCGCCCAATCGCGCGAATCGCGTGGGCTGCCGTGCTTCCCGTGCCCAGTCCGACGACCATTCCGTCTTCGACTACCTCTGCCGCGCTCTCGCCCGCGTTTCGCTTCGCCTCGTCGCTTCCTCCCGTCGATTTCATGTGTGAAGTGGATTTTGGTGTGTCTCTGAAAAAGGTTTGCTAGCGTGGTGTTTGGGATGTGGGTGCTGTCGTGAACCTCGTCCATCTTTTTGTGGCACGTGCTGGCGTGACTTCGAGGACCGTGTGTCCGAGAAGCCACGGCCAAGTCGCGCGAAGGAATCGGCTGGGGAGGTCTGTGGGCGGTTGCGGTTTTCAGTGGAGTCGTGATTTGCGACAACATAATAGTATCAAACGAATGGGGGGAAATCACGACAACGAATAACCGCACCGCCACTAACCACACCCTCCCCAACCGATCCCCTTCGTTCGCACGGGAAAAGACACGCTCTTCCCTGCACTCGTTTGCTTCGCTCACGAGAACTCCACTCACTTCGGTCATCCCTCGCGGTAATCGGCGGGTCTTCGGACGTATCCTCAGACCCACCGATGCGCGCGCCACCGTGATTTGTGACGTTTTCTGTGAACTGTTTCCTCGCTTCTCTTCGTGAACCCTCTCTGTGTCGGCGGTAGGATTTTGAGGATCTACTCCGTTCACGTTCCTATGACGCTGGCGCGCACGCTGGAAAACAAAGGAGAAGCCGACTGATGGACGCGCGCGAAGTGTTTCGAATGAGTTGGCGCTCCATCCGCGGCCACAAACTCCGCTCGTCGCTGACGACGCTCGGCGTGATAATCGGCGTGGCGGCGGTCATCGCGCTCGCAACCCTCGGCGCGAGCGTGCAGGCGTCAATCATCGGCGACGTGGGCGGTGAAGAAGCCCAACAAATCTACGTTTGGGCTGGCCCCGAAGGACAACAGGGCGCGCCCGGGGCGGGCGCACAGCCAGTTTTCTCCGAGCGCGATATCGACCGAATCGAGCGGATTGAGGGCGTCGAAAGCGTCATCCCGCGCGGGAGCGTCCCAACCTCGGGCCTCAGATACGGCAACGACACGGTGGCCAGAAGCGACGTGGTCGCCATCACGCCCGCCTACTTCGATGGCGCGGAGTTCGACTCGGGCGGCGCGTTCTCGAACGGTGCGAACGAAGTCGTCCTGAACACCGCCGCGGCGACCCAGTTCGACCAAAACGTTTCGGTCGGCGACTCGATTTCCATCCTCCGCGCGAACGGGACAGGGGTCAACGCCACCGTGGTTGGCGTTCTGAACGGCTCTGCAAGCCAGGGGCCGTTCGAGGGCTTCGCCTCCCAACCGCGAGTCTACACGCCGATTGACCCGTTCTACGAGACGAGCGTGGAGATAGACGGCGAGAACAGGCGCGTGTATCCACTGTTGACCGTCGTGGCGACTGGCCCGGACGCAGTCGAACCCGCCCGGGACGAAATGCTCCAGTATCTCGAAGACGATTCGGATGCCGTTTCGCTCGTGCCGACCGACTACGGCTTTTCCGCCCGGACGAACGAAGAACTCCTTCAGCAGGTTCAAGACCTGCTCAACACGCTCACGGGATTCGTGACGGGCATTGCCGTCATCTCGCTGGTCGTCGGCTCTATCGGAATTGCGAACATCATGCTCGTCAGCGTCACGGAGCGAACCAAAGAAATCGGTATCATGAAAGCCGTCGGGGCACAGCGCCGCGACGTGATTCAGTTGTTCCTCGTGGAGGCCGTCATGCTCGGCCTGCTCGGTGCACTATTGGGCACGCCGCTCGGCGTCGGCGCAGCGTATATCGTCGCGGGCTACATCGACGTGTCGCTCACCTTCCCGCTGGAGTGGTTCGCCATCGCAATCGCCGTCGGCGTCCTCGTCGGTGTCGTCGCCGGACTGTATCCGGCGTGGAGCGCGGCCCGAACCGACCCCATCGACGCGCTCAGGTACGAATAAAAAGGCTGGACGCTCGAAGCGACATTTACACCTCGGCACGCCGGTAACTACAATTCGGATGCGGGGTGGCCGCATTCTGGGAGGATGGGGGATTCCTGCTCACCCCTGCTGTTTGCATCTCGCAACCTTGCTGTGACACGCGATACCCGAGTCAGTTTTCGAATGGGAGGTCGTTGGGGTCTTCCACGACTGCCCACCAGTGATAGTCCGCTTTCGGATGTCTTCGTTCGACGTGCGTCCGTAGCTCTCGCTCTTCGCCGAAATCACGACCACAGAGGTTACATCGGTGATGTCGTTTTCGAGCCATAGCGCTAGAACGCTCGCAGAGAGATAAAACTCGTCGCTCGTCGCATTGTCCCTCATTTTTGCACCCGCCCATAGCACTATTTTCCTTCCTGTCGTAGCCCTGCCCATGCCACGAGAAGAACTCGTCCAAGCGGCAGAGGAACTGAAACACGCCAGCGCCGACACTTCCGGCGACGTAAAAGACCAACTCGAATCGCAGGCCGAGACGCTAAGCGACCTCGCGGAGGCAGACCACGGGCCTGACCACGGCCGACTTGACCGAATCATGCACTCGCTGTCGGAACTCGAATCCGACGTGGACGACGAAACGGCGGAGCGAATCCAAAGCGCATACGACCACGTCAAGGCACACCGCGAAACCGTCAGCGGCGTCTGAACCCTCTTTTATTAGCTCTGTTTCCGTAATCAGCAGACCGGTTTCGGATTGACGCCCATCGACTCTAGCGATTCCGTGTACTCATCGTAGGCCGCGGTAATCGCGCCGCTTGCGGCCTCTTTTGCGTTCTCCCACTTTTCGTCGGACTCACAGCGTTCGGCGAGCAGGGAGACTGCTCCGTCCAACTGCGATTCGAGGTCACCTTTCAAATCGCGGAACAGACTCGCCGATTGGGGGTCTGCCTGCCCCGTGAAAAAGCCGGTCAACTGCGTCTTCGATTTCTCGCTCGCCAGCGTGCGCCCGACGAATCCACCGAGGCGTTCGTGGGTGTCGTCCAAATCACGCAGATACTCGTGCAGTGCGGGAATTTCGCCCGGTTCGTGGTCGTCCACGTTTCCGGATACCGTCTCGTAATGCTCCGTCTCCGTTTCGGCGATGCTCGCAAACAGGTCGCTCGCATCCTCGTCCGCTTCCGACTCGGCCCACGAAGCGAACGTCTCGGAAGCGGCGTGTTCGGAATCGGCGGCGGCACGAAACACTTCGTCGGGTTCCAGTTCGCCGCCGGTCGCCGCGTACAGCGACTTCGACGACCCGAGACGAGAGAGGGCAGTTTCGTTTTCCTTGCGGACTGCTTCGACAAATTCGTCCGAATCCATGCGCCACGGTACGGAGGCAACCCGCTTGTATTCACCGACGGCGGAAAGAAAGCGGGCGGATGAGGAGAGAACGGAAGGAAAAACGAACTAACACATCTCGTCCAGCGGGACAAACGTATCTGCATCAGCAGTTATCCAGCTCGCCATTCGCTGCAGGCGGGTCGCCTCGTTCGGATAAATCGTACATCTGTTTGGTTTGCCGTCGTACTCGACCACGACGGATGACAACTCGAACGATTCTTCGTTGGTAGCGCTCGGTTTGGGTTTCGGTTCGGCCGATTTGTCGATTGTATCGAAACTGCCGGACATGGATGGTCTCGTGAAGCGTCGGGAAGATCCGACAATATTGAGATTCGGCCGCTTCTCTATAACCCCTGCTAGTAGTTCTCTGTAGGCGTATCTATCGTTGAATAGAAAAGATTGACTTGCCGGTGTTTCGCGGTTAGTTTCCGCTTCCGGTTTCGATTGGGGCGTCAACGAGGTTGCCCCATTCCGTCCACGACCCGTCGTAGTTGACGACGTTGTCGTAGCCCAGGAGTTCCGACAGCGCGAACCATGCAATCGAGGAGCGCTCGCCGATTCGGCAGTAGGCGACGACCTCTTGGTCGTTCGTTACGCCTTCGCTCTCGTAGAGTTCGCTAAGTTCCTCCGCGCTCTTGAACGTCCCATCTGGGTTGACTGTGGCCGCCCACGAGACGTTCGATGCGCCGGGGATGTGGCCGCCGCGCTGTGCGGTTTCTTGCAGTCCTGGCGGGGCGAGCACTTCGCCGCTGAACTCTTCCGGCGAGCGAACGTCCACGAGGGGAACGCCGCGGTCGATTGCTTTCTGCACGTCGTCGCGGTAGGCACGAATGCCCTCGAACGGGCCACGGGCGTCGTATTCGACTTCGGAGAACTCGGGTTCCTCGTCCGTCGTCGGATAGTCGTTGTCGAGCCAGTAATCACGTCCACCGTCGAGCAGACGAACGTCGCGGTGGCCGTAGTATTTGAACTGCCAGTAGGTGTAGGCCGCGAACCAGTTGGAGTTGTCACCGTAGAGGACGACGGTGGAATCCTCGGTGATGCCGTGGCTTCCGAGCAGGTCTGCGAAGTCCTCTTTTTCGAGGATGTCTCGCTGCGTCTGGTCTTGTAGTTGGGTTTCCCAGTTGAACCCGATTGCGCCGGGGACGTGGGCGTCGTCGTATGCTTCGGTGTCCACGTCCACCTCTACGAGGCGATACTCGGGGTCGTCGCTCTCGAACTTGTCCAAGTTGTCCTCGACCCAGTCCGCGGTGACGAGAACGTCTTTCGCGTAATCACTGTTACTCATGCACGTCTATATTTCTGCGCCCGGATTATATCGTTGTTACTGCCGGAAGGTTCCGCCTTCTGTCGAGTGTTCCGGAATATGTTGCCGCAAAATATGGCCGGGAGAGGCGAAAAACGCCTCTTCCGGTCGTTCTGGTAGCGGTCACTCCCAAAAAACCAGAGATATTTTCCGGATTCTCCGCTACCCTGCTCCATTCGACGGAACCCGGACGGCTAAGACGCTGGCCTCGATACGTTGACCCAATGCAGGACACCGCCGTCGTTTCCGCGGACTGGCTCTCAGAGCGACTGGACGAGGTACATATCGTCGATGTGCGAGACGGCTGGGAGTACGAAGGAATCGGCCACCTTCCGGGTGCGGTCAACATCCCGTTCGATGAGTTCCGCTCCGCGGACGCCGATGACGCGGGAATGCTTCCCGGGGCCGAAACGTGGGCCGAACTTCTCGGGAACGCCGGAATCAGCGAGAACGATACCATCGTTGCCTACGACGACATGCACGGCGTATTCGCCGCGCGATTCCTCGTCACCGCCGAACTGTACGGCCACGAAAACCTCCACCTTCTTGACGGAGATTTCAGTTCGTGGCAGGGAACGCACGAAACGACGACAAACGCATCTGAACCGGAGACAGTAACGTATCGGGTTCGGGAACCCGAAGAAACGCCGCTCGTCTCCCGCGAGGAAGTCGAATCGGCAATCGGCGACTCGGATGCCGTGCTGGTCGATACCCGCGACCCCGAGGAGTTCGCCGACGGCCATCTGCCGAACGCGGTCAACGTCGATTGGCTCGACCTCGTGGACGACGAAACTCGCGGTCTCAAACCCCAGGACGAACTCCGCGATGTCCTCGAATCGAACGGCGTGACGCCCGACAAGCGGGTAGTTCTCTACTGTAACACTGCCCGACGAATCAGTCACTCCTACGTCGTTCTCTCTCACCTCGGCTACGATGACATCGGTTTTTACGAGGGTAGTCTCACCGAATGGATTGACTCCGATGGCGAACTCGAAACTGCGTAGTCGGCGGGAAACCACATATGTTGTGCTCGTAACGGCTCTTTTCGGTTCGTTTTTCTCAATACGCTGTCAGCCGATTCGGTGCACTCGTTGAAATCGCCTGACGACGGTAGCGTGGTTTTCGTCGTTACTGCCCGGAAACGCCCCGAACCACCCCGGTAACGAAACCGGCGATTCGACGCTCGACTGCTAGCGTCGATTGCTGGTGTGAACCTAACGAGGATAGTTTTACATTGGCCAGCAAAACGGTGGAAGCCCTTTATCGTCGGTTCCGGCCTATAGCCTGTCACCCCGGGAGGGGAAAAGGGATGACTGAGAAGAAACAACCAGACACAGAAAACGTCGAATCGGCAGAACGACGCTCGTTTATGAAGAAGGGCGCGCTCGCAACGGGTGC
The window above is part of the Haladaptatus cibarius D43 genome. Proteins encoded here:
- a CDS encoding DUF7511 domain-containing protein → MSGSFDTIDKSAEPKPKPSATNEESFELSSVVVEYDGKPNRCTIYPNEATRLQRMASWITADADTFVPLDEMC
- the rpiA gene encoding ribose-5-phosphate isomerase RpiA translates to MKSTGGSDEAKRNAGESAAEVVEDGMVVGLGTGSTAAHAIRAIGRTVDAGADVQGIPTSFQSRQLAREAGIPLTGLGSVSAIDLAIDGADQFAGEHLIKGGGAAHAREKVVDNAANRFLVVADPSKEAERLNHPVPVEVLPSARTTVAEDVRKLGGQPDLREAERKDGPVVTDNGNLVLDCAFGEIRSPGELAGNLASIPGVVEHGLFIGMADEIHVGTDDGVEIR
- a CDS encoding sulfurtransferase gives rise to the protein MSNSDYAKDVLVTADWVEDNLDKFESDDPEYRLVEVDVDTEAYDDAHVPGAIGFNWETQLQDQTQRDILEKEDFADLLGSHGITEDSTVVLYGDNSNWFAAYTYWQFKYYGHRDVRLLDGGRDYWLDNDYPTTDEEPEFSEVEYDARGPFEGIRAYRDDVQKAIDRGVPLVDVRSPEEFSGEVLAPPGLQETAQRGGHIPGASNVSWAATVNPDGTFKSAEELSELYESEGVTNDQEVVAYCRIGERSSIAWFALSELLGYDNVVNYDGSWTEWGNLVDAPIETGSGN
- a CDS encoding DUF7553 family protein, whose product is MPREELVQAAEELKHASADTSGDVKDQLESQAETLSDLAEADHGPDHGRLDRIMHSLSELESDVDDETAERIQSAYDHVKAHRETVSGV
- a CDS encoding ABC transporter permease; its protein translation is MDAREVFRMSWRSIRGHKLRSSLTTLGVIIGVAAVIALATLGASVQASIIGDVGGEEAQQIYVWAGPEGQQGAPGAGAQPVFSERDIDRIERIEGVESVIPRGSVPTSGLRYGNDTVARSDVVAITPAYFDGAEFDSGGAFSNGANEVVLNTAAATQFDQNVSVGDSISILRANGTGVNATVVGVLNGSASQGPFEGFASQPRVYTPIDPFYETSVEIDGENRRVYPLLTVVATGPDAVEPARDEMLQYLEDDSDAVSLVPTDYGFSARTNEELLQQVQDLLNTLTGFVTGIAVISLVVGSIGIANIMLVSVTERTKEIGIMKAVGAQRRDVIQLFLVEAVMLGLLGALLGTPLGVGAAYIVAGYIDVSLTFPLEWFAIAIAVGVLVGVVAGLYPAWSAARTDPIDALRYE
- a CDS encoding sulfurtransferase; the protein is MQDTAVVSADWLSERLDEVHIVDVRDGWEYEGIGHLPGAVNIPFDEFRSADADDAGMLPGAETWAELLGNAGISENDTIVAYDDMHGVFAARFLVTAELYGHENLHLLDGDFSSWQGTHETTTNASEPETVTYRVREPEETPLVSREEVESAIGDSDAVLVDTRDPEEFADGHLPNAVNVDWLDLVDDETRGLKPQDELRDVLESNGVTPDKRVVLYCNTARRISHSYVVLSHLGYDDIGFYEGSLTEWIDSDGELETA